One Rhododendron vialii isolate Sample 1 chromosome 2a, ASM3025357v1 genomic region harbors:
- the LOC131316724 gene encoding aspartyl protease family protein At5g10770-like isoform X1, whose amino-acid sequence MALSIPFSGSSHASFLCLLMFVLMYLKGAPVYGAKKEHDKPYHVVNVKSLDPNPYCIESTKDQRKRESLKVVQRHGPCSRMNEARTSAPTLVEIMSHDQARVDSLQHRLHVNSDRNNLNDSKATLPAKPGRSIGSANYVVTLGLGTPKKDLTLIFDTGSDVTWIQCQPCMSCYEQQEPIFNPSDSQTYKNVSCTSPQCSPDLKLGCTRSTKTCVYAVVYGDGSFTLGLYATETLTLTPSDVFPGFAFGCGLNNTGLFSGAAGLLGLGRGPASLITQTASKYGSYFSYCLPTSSSSSGTLVFGKDGGSGTTNSAGINYTTLSANSNGPSFYFIEVTGIKVAGELLPISQSVFSSAGTIIDSGTVITRLQPAAYDALRTGFRQLMMNYTMTQGVSLFDTCYDFSGRDKVVVPKISFLFAGDIEVPIELVGILYKVGPSRFCLAFAGNSDASDVGIFGNVQQQTLDVVYDVAGGKLGFGSGGCS is encoded by the exons ATGGCTCTCTCCATTCCATTTTCTGGCAGCAGCCATGCTTCATTCCTTTGTTTGCTCATGTTTGTATTAATGTACTTGAAGGGGGCACCGGTTTACGGAGCGAAAAAAGAACATGATAAGCCCTACCATGTTGTAAATGTGAAGTCCCTGGATccaaatccatattgcatagaATCCACAAAGG ATCAGAGGAAAAGGGAGTCGCTAAAAGTTGTTCAAAGGCATGGCCCATGCTCTCGTATGAACGAAGCCCGAACCAGTGCTCCAACCCTTGTTGAAATCATGTCTCATGACCAGGCTCGGGTTGACTCACTTCAACATCGCCTCCATGTCAACTCGGACCGGAACAATCTCAACGACTCCAAAGCCACCCTCCCGGCCAAGCCCGGGCGATCAATCGGCAGCGCCAATTACGTCGTCACATTAGGACTTGGAACCCCCAAAAAAGACCTTACCCTTATATTTGACACCGGTAGCGACGTTACATGGATTCAATGCCAGCCGTGCATGAG TTGCTACGAACAGCAAGAACCCATCTTCAACCCCTCCGACTCCCAAACCTACAAAAACGTCAGTTGCACCTCACCACAGTGCTCCCCAGACCTCAAACTTGGCTGCACAAGATCCACCAAAACCTGCGTCTATGCGGTCGTCTACGGCGACGGGTCCTTCACCCTCGGACTCTACGCCACCGAAACCTTAACCCTAACCCCCTCCGACGTCTTCCCCGGCTTCGCCTTCGGCTGCGGCCTAAACAACACCGGCCTCTTCAGTGGCGCAGCCGGCTTGCTCGGCCTCGGCCGCGGCCCCGCCTCCCTCATCACGCAAACCGCCTCGAAGTACGGAAGCTATTTCTCCTACTGTCTTCCCACATCATCTTCCTCATCAGGAACTCTGGTATTTGGAAAAGACGGCGGAAGTGGAACAACAAACTCCGCTGGTATAAACTACACAACCTTATCGGCCAACTCGAACGGCCCGTCGTTTTACTTCATCGAAGTCACGGGGATCAAAGTCGCCGGAGAGCTGCTACCGATCTCTCAATCCGTGTTCAGTTCTGCCGGCACTATAATAGACTCCGGAACCGTCATTACACGGCTGCAGCCGGCGGCGTACGATGCCCTCCGGACGGGGTTCCGGCAACTGATGATGAACTACACGATGACCCAGGGCGTGTCGCTGTTCGACACGTGCTACGACTTCAGCGGTCGCGACAAGGTGGTGGTTCCGAAGATAAGCTTCTTGTTCGCCGGAGACATCGAGGTTCCGATCGAGTTAGTGGGGATACTCTACAAAGTTGGTCCGTCAAGGTTTTGTCTTGCGTTCGCAGGAAACAGTGATGCCTCGGACGTGGGCATATTCGGGAACGTGCAGCAGCAGACTTTGGATGTGGTTTATGATGTTGCTGGTGGAAAGCTAGGGTTTGGGAGTGGAGGGTGTTCGTAG
- the LOC131316725 gene encoding aspartyl protease family protein At5g10770-like — MARSIPFSANSYASFFCLLMFVSTYLKGAPVYGAKGEHDKLYLVVNVKSLDPNPYCIESTKDQSKRESLKVVHRHGPCSHMNEARASAPTLVEIMSHDQARVNSLHHRLRIKSDRNSLDDSKATLPAKSGRSIGTGNYIVTLGLGTPKKDLTLTFDTGSDVTWIQCQPCIRCYQQQEPIFNPSASQTYKNLSCTSPQCSQLYISGCTRATNTCLYAVLYGDRSFTIGLYATETLTLTPSDVFPGFAFGCGLNNTGLFRGAAGLLGLGRGPPSLVAQTASKYGNYFSYCLPTLSSSSGTLVFGKDGGTTNSAGIKYTPLLTNSNGPSFYYIEVMGIKVAGELLPISQSVFSSPGTIIDSGTVITRLQPEAYDALRTRFRQLMMNYTMTQGVSLFDTCYDFSGRDKVDVPTISFVFGGNVEVPIPSPGILYGSQKLACLAFAENSDASDEGIFGNWQQQTLDVVYDVAGEKVGFGTGGCS; from the exons ATGGCTCGCTCCATTCCATTTTCTGCCAACAGCTATGCTTCATTCTTTTGTTTGCTTATGTTTGTATCAACCTATTTGAAGGGGGCACCAGTTTACGGAGCGAAAGGAGAACATGATAAGCTCTACCTTGTTGTAAATGTGAAGTCCCTGGATccaaatccatattgcatagaATCCACAAAGG ATCAGAGCAAAAGGGAGTCACTAAAAGTAGTTCACAGGCATGGCCCATGCTCTCATATGAATGAGGCCCGAGCCAGTGCTCCAACCCTCGTTGAAATCATGTCTCATGACCAGGCCCGAGTCAACTCACTTCACCACCGACTCCGCATCAAGTCGGACCGCAACAGTCTCGACGACTCCAAAGCCACCCTCCCGGCCAAGTCCGGGCGATCAATCGGCACCGGCAATTACATCGTCACGTTAGGACTTGGAACCCCCAAAAAGGACCTTACCCTTACGTTTGACACCGGCAGCGACGTCACTTGGATTCAGTGCCAACCATGCATTAG ATGCTACCAACAGCAAGAACCCATCTTCAACCCCTCCGCCTCCCAAACCTACAAAAACCTCAGTTGCACCTCACCACAGTGCTCCCAACTCTACATCAGCGGCTGCACCAGAGCCACCAACACCTGCCTCTACGCAGTCCTCTACGGCGACAGGTCCTTCACCATCGGACTCTACGCcaccgaaaccctaaccctaacccccTCCGACGTCTTCCCCGGCTTCGCCTTCGGCTGCGGCCTAAACAACACCGGCCTCTTCCGCGGCGCAGCCGGCTTGCTCGGCCTTGGCCGTGGCCCTCCCTCCCTCGTCGCGCAAACTGCTTCGAAATACGGAAACTACTTCTCTTACTGTCTTCCTACATTATCTTCCTCATCAGGAACtctggtttttggaaaagatggtGGAACCACAAACTCTGCTGGTATAAAATACACACCCTTGTTGACCAACTCAAACGGCCCATCGTTTTACTACATCGAAGTCATGGGGATCAAAGTCGCCGGCGAGTTGCTACCGATCTCTCAATCCGTGTTCAGTTCTCCCGGCACTATAATAGACTCCGGCACTGTCATTACGCGGCTGCAGCCGGAGGCGTACGATGCGCTCCGGACGAGGTTCCGGCAATTGATGATGAACTACACGATGACTCAGGGCGTGTCGCTGTTCGACACGTGCTACGACTTCAGCGGTCGTGATAAGGTGGATGTCCCGACGATAAGCTTCGTATTCGGCGGGAATGTTGAGGTTCCGATCCCTTCCCCCGGGATACTATACGGTAGCCAAAAGTTGGCTTGTCTTGCGTTCGCCGAAAACAGTGATGCCTCCGACGAGGGGATATTCGGGAATTGGCAGCAGCAGACTTTGGATGTGGTTTATGATGTTGCTGGTGAGAAGGTAGGGTTTGGGACTGGAGGGTGTTCGTAG